The Rhodohalobacter sp. SW132 genome has a segment encoding these proteins:
- the nuoH gene encoding NADH-quinone oxidoreductase subunit NuoH produces MAEVTVTSYIILGTALFMLLNSAAVAVYAERRVAAFIQNRVGPNRVGPLGLLQPIADVVKLLLKEDVTPNNSYRLIHTVAPIIPVITALMTVAVIPFGEGIYAVDINAGVLYLLAVASLGVYGVTLAGWASNSKYSLLGGLRAAAQMISYELPLGMAVASVVIFVGSLSVVDIAAAQENWWFVFLNPIGAIIFIVAAFAESNRTPFDLVEAEQELVGGFHTEYSSMKFGMFFLAEYMHVVINSMLMVTFFFGSYHLPFAGYWLPELPTVAKAILDISVFTGKTAFFVFFFIWVRWTIPRFKFNQVMKLGWSKLLPLSIINFIVIAGILYLIYA; encoded by the coding sequence CTGCGGCCGTTGCTGTTTATGCAGAACGCAGAGTAGCCGCATTTATCCAGAACCGGGTAGGACCAAATCGTGTGGGTCCGCTTGGACTGCTACAACCGATCGCTGATGTTGTTAAGCTCTTATTGAAAGAAGATGTAACTCCAAACAACAGTTATCGCTTAATACACACCGTAGCACCGATTATTCCCGTTATCACCGCTTTGATGACGGTTGCTGTCATTCCATTTGGAGAAGGCATTTATGCTGTAGACATCAACGCCGGCGTGCTATATCTGCTGGCAGTGGCCTCTCTCGGGGTTTATGGAGTTACGCTTGCAGGATGGGCATCTAACAGTAAATATTCCCTGCTTGGCGGATTACGGGCTGCTGCACAGATGATCAGCTACGAACTTCCGCTGGGAATGGCCGTGGCATCCGTTGTTATTTTTGTTGGGTCACTCAGCGTTGTGGACATTGCTGCTGCGCAGGAAAACTGGTGGTTTGTCTTTCTGAATCCAATCGGCGCTATCATTTTCATCGTGGCGGCATTTGCGGAAAGTAATCGTACCCCGTTCGACCTGGTTGAGGCAGAACAGGAGCTTGTAGGTGGATTTCACACCGAATATAGTTCTATGAAATTCGGGATGTTTTTCCTCGCAGAATACATGCACGTTGTGATTAACTCCATGTTGATGGTTACCTTCTTTTTTGGTTCCTACCACCTACCGTTTGCTGGATACTGGCTGCCTGAACTTCCAACCGTAGCAAAAGCCATTCTCGATATTTCAGTCTTTACCGGAAAAACCGCGTTTTTTGTATTCTTCTTTATATGGGTTCGCTGGACTATTCCAAGGTTTAAATTTAACCAGGTGATGAAACTTGGCTGGAGCAAACTGTTGCCGCTGAGCATTATTAACTTTATTGTGATCGCAGGAATTCTCTATTTGATTTACGCCTGA
- a CDS encoding M28 family peptidase encodes MPNPRLHQTERRKRERRLTAILYLISIAVMFTSILIIFGIWLWMMPPSVIPQDNHDFNNQDIQMSEQIRQDVVHLADSIGERNMHTPGSMDSARAYISRRFNSLGYNVEEHHYTLRRGIYSGRSATNLIAEIPGSGNSDEIIVIGAHYDTVSGSPGANDNASGIAVLLATADQMKDYRPYRTIRFVAFANEEPPFFQTADMGSYAYAKRSAERGEAIRGMIALDGLGYFDNSPGSQSYPLPGLGFAYSKRATFIGLVTRLGDLNLLRSVSAGFKESGAIATESAALPGFLPGVNWSDHWSFWQHGYPGLLITDTLPFRDPHYHSPYDTPGRLDYENMARISSALTLAVQNLADSDTE; translated from the coding sequence ATGCCGAATCCCCGATTACATCAAACTGAAAGAAGAAAAAGAGAGCGAAGGTTAACAGCCATTCTCTATTTAATTTCCATCGCTGTGATGTTTACATCGATTCTGATTATTTTTGGCATCTGGTTATGGATGATGCCGCCATCCGTTATTCCGCAGGACAATCATGATTTTAACAATCAGGATATTCAAATGAGTGAGCAGATCAGACAGGATGTTGTACATCTTGCCGACTCGATTGGAGAGCGCAACATGCATACTCCGGGTTCCATGGATTCAGCCAGGGCGTACATCAGCCGGCGTTTTAATTCCTTAGGCTACAACGTTGAAGAACATCACTACACCCTCCGCCGGGGAATCTATTCGGGGCGATCTGCTACAAACCTGATCGCAGAGATCCCGGGATCCGGTAATTCAGATGAAATTATCGTTATCGGGGCGCATTACGATACCGTTTCGGGTTCACCCGGTGCTAATGATAATGCCAGCGGCATAGCTGTATTGCTGGCCACAGCGGATCAAATGAAAGATTATCGTCCATACCGAACGATTCGTTTTGTGGCATTTGCCAATGAAGAGCCGCCATTTTTCCAAACTGCGGATATGGGAAGCTACGCCTACGCTAAGCGAAGCGCAGAACGTGGTGAAGCCATACGCGGAATGATCGCTCTCGACGGCCTCGGTTACTTCGATAACTCGCCCGGCTCGCAATCCTACCCCCTGCCCGGCCTTGGCTTCGCATACAGTAAACGCGCGACCTTCATCGGCCTTGTGACACGCCTTGGAGATTTAAACCTGTTACGAAGCGTTTCTGCCGGTTTTAAGGAGAGCGGAGCTATTGCCACCGAATCTGCCGCACTGCCCGGATTTTTGCCCGGCGTTAACTGGTCGGATCACTGGTCATTCTGGCAGCACGGCTATCCCGGCCTGCTCATAACCGATACGCTGCCATTCCGTGATCCACACTATCACTCTCCGTATGATACGCCAGGCCGCCTCGATTATGAAAATATGGCCCGAATTTCATCAGCACTGACGCTTGCCGTCCAGAATCTCGCTGACAGCGATACAGAATAG
- a CDS encoding VOC family protein, protein MKITETCLYADDLEKAESFYSGVMKFDLIQKEKQRHLFYRCENGMLLIFDPNSTLRESSDGSKNPVPRHGATGSGHIAFTVSPENYSNWKGRLQKQNIEIESEIKWPGGSESFYFRDPSGNSLEIIKGDMWDLN, encoded by the coding sequence ATGAAAATTACAGAAACCTGCCTTTATGCTGATGATCTGGAGAAAGCAGAATCATTCTATTCTGGTGTGATGAAATTTGATCTTATCCAAAAAGAGAAGCAACGTCACCTGTTTTATCGCTGTGAAAATGGAATGTTACTGATATTTGATCCCAACTCTACACTCCGGGAAAGCAGTGATGGCAGCAAAAATCCGGTACCGCGTCACGGAGCCACCGGGAGTGGTCATATTGCATTTACGGTATCCCCTGAAAACTACAGTAACTGGAAAGGCCGCCTGCAGAAACAGAACATTGAAATTGAATCGGAAATCAAGTGGCCGGGCGGTTCTGAATCGTTCTACTTCCGGGATCCTTCCGGCAACAGCCTGGAAATCATAAAAGGTGATATGTGGGATTTAAACTGA
- a CDS encoding mechanosensitive ion channel family protein gives METGELNDAYGIVVGRVEEWITTFFELLPNMVVAIFVLILFYVLGRIARRAVSNLFSKVTDNKTITSLLETIIGISIVGIGVFIALSVLQLDGAVTSLLAGAGIIGLALGFAFQDIASNFISGVILSIRHPFGIGDIIQTNDFYGTVQKLNLRNTIMKTVTGQIVYLPNKKVFENPLENFTSTGLRRIDLSCGVSYGDDLEKAKQVAVEAIDKVDSVLSDKGIEFYYDEFGDSSINFKLRFWVTFVTNPDFWSVRSEAIIALTKAFDENDIMIPFPIRTLDFGIRGGEKLNTMISTSKDGNPSGGTTSEDRG, from the coding sequence ATGGAGACCGGTGAGTTAAACGATGCGTATGGAATTGTAGTGGGCAGAGTCGAAGAGTGGATTACCACTTTTTTTGAACTGCTGCCTAACATGGTCGTGGCTATATTTGTTCTGATCTTGTTTTACGTGCTGGGCCGGATTGCGAGGCGAGCTGTATCCAATCTTTTTTCAAAAGTTACTGATAATAAAACCATTACCAGTCTTCTTGAAACAATCATAGGTATCTCGATCGTCGGTATCGGGGTGTTTATTGCGCTGAGTGTTTTGCAGCTCGATGGTGCGGTAACATCACTCCTTGCCGGTGCCGGTATTATCGGTCTTGCACTTGGTTTTGCATTTCAGGATATCGCCTCGAACTTTATCTCCGGAGTGATTCTATCCATTCGCCATCCATTTGGAATTGGTGATATCATCCAGACGAACGATTTTTACGGTACGGTACAAAAGCTGAACCTTCGCAATACAATCATGAAAACTGTAACCGGACAAATTGTATATCTGCCGAATAAAAAGGTTTTCGAAAATCCGCTGGAAAATTTCACCTCAACCGGGTTGCGCCGTATCGACCTTTCGTGCGGAGTTTCCTACGGAGACGATCTTGAAAAAGCAAAACAAGTGGCCGTCGAGGCAATCGATAAAGTAGATAGCGTTCTATCCGACAAGGGTATTGAATTTTACTACGATGAATTTGGTGACAGCTCCATAAATTTTAAACTTCGCTTTTGGGTAACTTTTGTAACAAATCCCGATTTCTGGTCCGTGCGAAGTGAAGCGATAATCGCACTCACCAAAGCGTTTGATGAGAACGATATTATGATTCCTTTCCCCATCCGCACACTCGATTTTGGTATTCGGGGCGGAGAGAAACTGAATACCATGATCAGCACATCAAAAGACGGAAACCCGAGCGGAGGTACTACTTCCGAAGACCGGGGATAG